The window GAGAATTCTTCATTCCAAAAGCATGGAATTATTTTGGCTACAAAAATTATAATGAAGTCATTGGAAGGTATGGAGAAATAAGCGTAAATCCATACGACTTCTTTTCCCAATGTTTGGAAAACCTTCTTGATGAATGCATTTATGAAATACAAGAAAACACTTCTATAAGTGATGCTGTCAACATGGAAGACAGCGTCATTTACGGTCTTTTCCCCAGAATGTTTACAGCCTGGAATCATTATAATGAGGATATATTGCCCGGAACATTCCTGAAGGCTGCATGTCTTCTCCCATACTTGAAGAAAGTGGGGGTTAATGTTATATACCTTCTCCCTATTTTTAAGTACAGCTTAAACTATAGAAAGGGCGAAACAGGAAGCCCTTACTCAATTAAAAACATATACCAGCTTGATGAAAACCTTCATGACGGTTTATTGGGAGACTTTGATTCATCCTTACTGGAAACAGAATTCAAAGCTTTTGTAGAAGCATGTCATCTTCTAGGAATGAAGGTAATGATTGATTTTGTATTCAGAACCGTTGCCAGAGACAGCGATCTTATTTTGGAGCATCCCGATTGGTTCTACTGGATCAGGTCCGATGCCAAAAACAGCTTTTGTGCTCCAATGATATCTGACATAAAGCCTCAGACAGTTGTAAGCGAAAAACTTATTAAAAAAATATATACCAACGATGTTACATGCAACTATCTAAAGCAGTTTACACCCTCCCCTGATAATTTGGATGAAAAGAAGTGGGATAAAATTGTTAAGAAGCATAGAGACACAAATTGGAATATATTAGATCTCATAGAGGATAGCATGGGTGTTACAACCGCCCCTGGCTTTTCAGATGTTATCAACGACTCTCAGCCTCCATGGTCTGATGTAACTTACCTAAAGTTTTATTTTGACAATCATGAGAAGGCAGCACCCTATCTTAAAGAGGATCAGGCACCTTATGTGTTGTTTGATGTTGCCAAACTCAGCCTCTTTAAATGGAAACAGCCTAATAAGGAGCTTTGGGATTATACAGTAAATGTAATACCCTATTACCAGGAAAAGTTCGGCATTGACGGTGCAAGGATAGATATGGGCCATGCCCTTCCCACAGAACTCAATAAGGAGATTATCCGAAGAACAAAAGAAATAAACCCCAACTTCCTTTTATGGTCTGAGGAATTCAACTGTTTGAATTCACAAAAGGCATTGGAGGATGGATTTCAATTTATGACTGGTTCACTATGGTTTGACTATAAAAATATAGAGAAACCCGGATTTTACAAAGGGGTTTTAGAGCCACTCCTTAAGTCCTCCCTCCCTGTGACGGGTGCTTTAGAGTCTCCCGATACACCTAGGGCTTCCTACAACTATAAGAGTCCTAGAAATCTGGAGTTCATGGCGTTAATAAATAACTTTATGCCCAATGTAGTTCCAATGTTAAACAACGGGATGGAAATAATGGAGATACAGCCTATGAACTTAGGCCTTGATAATACTGAGGCAGGAAGGTTTGTTTTGCCTGAGTCCGACCCAATGTATGGAAAACTAGCTTTCTTTGATAACTATAAGCTGCATTGGAACAACGACTCATGGATTACCATGCCCGATTTTCTTGAAAAGGCTTTTCTTCTTAGAAATCGCTTTAAGAAAATTATAGGGAACAAAGATAACTTTATTTATCTTAAGAATATGGAGAAAAATAAAAATCTCCTAATTTTGTGCTATAAAATACATGATTCCAGTGACTATCTTGTTGTAGTCGGCAACAAAAGCAATAAGGAATCCGCATCAGTGGATCTGACCAGACAGCTGCACAACATCGCAAATCCCGGCTATAAAATAAAAATAGTTTATATGGAAAGGCATTTTTATAGTCTTACCCTGTCTGTGGATGAGAAATTTTTTATACAGCCTAAGGATGTGGTTGTAGGAATTATTACACCTGCACTTTAGCCAACATATCATAATTAAATACGGATTTATAGAGTTTTTATAATAGGATAGGAGGATAGTATGAAGACTAAGAACAGCAAACAACCGAAAGTGGCATATTTTTGTATGGAGTATGGCCTCCACGAAGACTTCAAGATTTACTCAGGAGGATTGGGGATTCTTGCAGGTGATTATATGAAAGCAGCAAAGGACGGAGACTACCCCATGGTAGGGATAGGCATCCTTTGGCGCCAGGGCTATACAAGACAGACAATTGATGAAAACGGCAAACCCTGTGACAGTTTCCACGAGTATAGCTATGATTTTCTTAAGGATACTGGTATTGAGATAAAAATCAGAATTAGAGGCCGTCAGGTTACTTGCAGGGTATGGCTGTGTGAAAAATATGGCAATGTCCCTCTTTATCTACTTGACACCAACCACCCTGACAATGCTGACAGATTCATTACAGGACAACTTTATGGATGGTTTTCGGAGGAAAGAATAGCTCAGGAAATGGTTCTCGGTATAGGCGGCGTAAAGTTGTTAAAAGCTCTCGGGTACGCTCCTGACATATATCATTTCAACGAAGGTCATGCTGTTTTTGCCGGAATTGAACTCATCAGGGATCTAATGGATAATGACGGTTTGTCTTTTAAAGACGCTCTTAATAAAGTTCGAAAAAAAATAGTTTTTACTACACATACTCCCGTTGATGCAGGAAACGAAGTCCATGAGCACGAGCTTCTTCAGTATATGGGAGCATATAACGGCCTGACCTTTGGCCAGATGCTAAGCTTAGGAGGCGATCCCTTCAATATGACTGTGGCAGGCCTTCGGCTTTCCTTAAAAGCTAATGCTGTTGCACAGCTTCACGGCAAGACTGCAAGAAAGATGTGGAAGAACGTAGACGGTGCCTGTGAAATCATTGCTATAACCAATGGTGTTCACAACGGAACATGGCAGGATGAATCAATAAAAGCAGCTTTTGATTCAGATGCAGACCTTTGGACTCCCCACATGGAAGCTAAAAGAAAAATGATCTATGAAATCAGCAAGAGAAACTTTATTAACCTTGATGAAAATGTACTTACTATAGGCTTTGCCAGAAGGGCTGCTCCTTACAAAAGAAGCGATTTTATCTTCAGAAAGAAGGAAATAATAGAACCTCTTTTAAGAGAAAAAAAGCTTCAGCTTATATTCTCAGGAAAAGCACATCCAAATGATTTAACAGGAAAAGATATTGTTTCCAACCTTTATAAAATGGCTGAAAAGTATCCCGGAAGCGTGGTATTTATTCAGGACTACGATATGAATATCGGAAAGCTTCTTACCAGAGGCTGTGATGTATGGTTAAATAACCCCATAAGACCGATGGAAGCAAGTGGAACCTCAGGTATGAAAGCAGCTATGAACGGAGTTTTAAACTTAAGCATACTTGACGGATG is drawn from Pseudobacteroides sp. and contains these coding sequences:
- a CDS encoding alpha-amylase family glycosyl hydrolase, whose protein sequence is MNNIEFVLETLKEKKNKFTGEFFIPKAWNYFGYKNYNEVIGRYGEISVNPYDFFSQCLENLLDECIYEIQENTSISDAVNMEDSVIYGLFPRMFTAWNHYNEDILPGTFLKAACLLPYLKKVGVNVIYLLPIFKYSLNYRKGETGSPYSIKNIYQLDENLHDGLLGDFDSSLLETEFKAFVEACHLLGMKVMIDFVFRTVARDSDLILEHPDWFYWIRSDAKNSFCAPMISDIKPQTVVSEKLIKKIYTNDVTCNYLKQFTPSPDNLDEKKWDKIVKKHRDTNWNILDLIEDSMGVTTAPGFSDVINDSQPPWSDVTYLKFYFDNHEKAAPYLKEDQAPYVLFDVAKLSLFKWKQPNKELWDYTVNVIPYYQEKFGIDGARIDMGHALPTELNKEIIRRTKEINPNFLLWSEEFNCLNSQKALEDGFQFMTGSLWFDYKNIEKPGFYKGVLEPLLKSSLPVTGALESPDTPRASYNYKSPRNLEFMALINNFMPNVVPMLNNGMEIMEIQPMNLGLDNTEAGRFVLPESDPMYGKLAFFDNYKLHWNNDSWITMPDFLEKAFLLRNRFKKIIGNKDNFIYLKNMEKNKNLLILCYKIHDSSDYLVVVGNKSNKESASVDLTRQLHNIANPGYKIKIVYMERHFYSLTLSVDEKFFIQPKDVVVGIITPAL
- the glgP gene encoding alpha-glucan family phosphorylase, which codes for MKTKNSKQPKVAYFCMEYGLHEDFKIYSGGLGILAGDYMKAAKDGDYPMVGIGILWRQGYTRQTIDENGKPCDSFHEYSYDFLKDTGIEIKIRIRGRQVTCRVWLCEKYGNVPLYLLDTNHPDNADRFITGQLYGWFSEERIAQEMVLGIGGVKLLKALGYAPDIYHFNEGHAVFAGIELIRDLMDNDGLSFKDALNKVRKKIVFTTHTPVDAGNEVHEHELLQYMGAYNGLTFGQMLSLGGDPFNMTVAGLRLSLKANAVAQLHGKTARKMWKNVDGACEIIAITNGVHNGTWQDESIKAAFDSDADLWTPHMEAKRKMIYEISKRNFINLDENVLTIGFARRAAPYKRSDFIFRKKEIIEPLLREKKLQLIFSGKAHPNDLTGKDIVSNLYKMAEKYPGSVVFIQDYDMNIGKLLTRGCDVWLNNPIRPMEASGTSGMKAAMNGVLNLSILDGWWPEGCKHGKNGWQIGDGYEGKDQDNVDLKSLYEVLLEEVLPTYYEKRGKWVDMMRESIKMSVWNFSAARMIEEYYEELYPKAAKESRSKK